From a single Candidatus Hydrogenedentota bacterium genomic region:
- a CDS encoding ferrous iron transporter B: protein MKRILLMGNPNVGKSVVFSRLTGVRAISANYPGTTVEFTQGDMMLGAEKALLIDVPGVYGLEAACKAEEIAVMMLKEADAVINVVDSTNLERNLHLTLHLLEQRLPMVVALNVWDDARHQGIQIDHRKLQELLGVPAVPTVAVTGEGIKELVEHLAAAPTPVHDVMTEEQRWTEVGRIVSEVQTLTHRHHTLGELLSDASVRTETGLPIAAFMLFLAFAGIRMIGEGLIAFIFDPVFDLLWKPMLVRLSASLDPSGFWHELFIGTLVGGEIDFVQSFGLLSTGLYVAVTMVFPYVLAFYLVLSLLEDFGYLPRLAVLLDTLMHRMGLHGWAIIPMLLGLGCNVPGIMATRVLESARERWIAATLVSIAVPCASLQAMMWGILGHHSAWYVAGVYGTLFLVWIVLGWILNAMLKGMSPELILEIPPYRMPSPRAIGFKMWTRIQQYFKEAVPFVLLGVLIVNLLNRVRVFDIVADALGPVVMRLFGLPQEAVLALVLGFLRKDIAVGMLGSLNLEPKQLIISVTVLAMSFPCIATFIVLARELGLLGLAKSMAVMITASLAAGILLNLAL, encoded by the coding sequence ATGAAACGCATTCTGCTCATGGGCAATCCAAACGTCGGAAAAAGCGTCGTCTTTTCCCGGCTGACCGGCGTGCGGGCGATCTCGGCCAACTATCCGGGCACAACGGTCGAGTTCACCCAAGGCGACATGATGCTGGGGGCGGAAAAGGCGCTGCTCATAGACGTGCCCGGCGTGTACGGTCTCGAGGCGGCCTGCAAGGCCGAGGAAATTGCCGTCATGATGCTCAAAGAGGCCGATGCGGTCATCAATGTCGTGGATTCGACGAATCTCGAGCGAAACCTTCACCTGACGCTGCATCTGCTCGAACAACGCCTGCCGATGGTCGTCGCGCTGAACGTATGGGACGACGCCCGGCATCAGGGCATACAAATAGACCATCGCAAGTTGCAGGAACTCCTCGGCGTTCCCGCCGTGCCGACCGTGGCCGTGACAGGGGAAGGAATCAAGGAACTGGTGGAACATCTGGCCGCCGCCCCGACTCCCGTGCATGACGTCATGACCGAGGAGCAACGGTGGACCGAGGTGGGCCGAATCGTCAGCGAAGTCCAAACGTTGACGCACCGCCATCATACCTTGGGCGAGTTGTTGAGCGACGCTTCCGTGCGCACCGAAACCGGCCTGCCCATCGCCGCATTCATGCTTTTCCTGGCCTTTGCCGGCATCCGCATGATTGGCGAGGGGTTGATCGCTTTCATCTTCGATCCGGTCTTCGATTTGTTATGGAAACCGATGCTGGTGCGGCTGAGCGCAAGCCTCGATCCTTCTGGATTCTGGCACGAACTGTTCATCGGCACACTCGTGGGCGGCGAGATTGATTTCGTCCAGTCCTTCGGTTTGTTGAGCACGGGCCTGTACGTTGCGGTGACCATGGTGTTTCCCTACGTGCTGGCCTTTTACCTGGTGCTTAGTCTCCTTGAAGACTTCGGTTATCTTCCGCGCCTGGCCGTCCTGCTCGACACGCTCATGCACCGCATGGGGCTGCACGGCTGGGCGATCATACCGATGCTGCTGGGGCTGGGTTGCAACGTGCCGGGTATCATGGCCACGCGGGTCCTCGAAAGCGCCCGCGAACGCTGGATCGCCGCGACGCTCGTTTCGATTGCGGTGCCGTGCGCGAGTCTCCAGGCCATGATGTGGGGCATCCTAGGCCATCACAGCGCATGGTATGTTGCGGGCGTGTACGGCACGCTCTTTCTCGTCTGGATCGTGCTGGGCTGGATTCTGAACGCGATGCTCAAGGGCATGAGTCCGGAACTCATTCTCGAAATTCCGCCCTACCGTATGCCGTCGCCCCGTGCGATAGGGTTCAAGATGTGGACGCGCATTCAGCAATATTTCAAGGAGGCAGTGCCGTTTGTCCTCTTGGGCGTCCTGATCGTGAACCTGCTGAACCGCGTGCGGGTGTTCGATATCGTGGCGGATGCCTTGGGTCCCGTCGTTATGCGGCTATTCGGATTGCCGCAGGAGGCTGTGCTCGCGCTGGTGCTGGGATTTCTGCGCAAGGACATCGCCGTCGGCATGCTCGGTTCGCTGAACCTCGAGCCGAAACAACTGATTATCAGCGTGACCGTTCTCGCCATGTCCTTTCCGTGTATCGCCACGTTCATCGTTCTTGCCCGCGAACTCGGCCTCCTCGGCCTTGCCAAGAGCATGGCCGTCATGATTACCGCGAGTCTTGCCGCCGGAATCCTGCTGAACCTGGCGCTTTGA
- a CDS encoding type II toxin-antitoxin system HicA family toxin, which produces MGRLNNISGSQAAKAFQRAGWNVVGQVGSHLVMTKPGVRVNLSIPQHKELSVGTLRALIAHAGIGVEEFLEQL; this is translated from the coding sequence ATGGGGCGCTTGAACAATATATCCGGTTCCCAGGCCGCGAAGGCTTTTCAGCGCGCTGGATGGAATGTGGTTGGCCAAGTGGGGAGTCATCTCGTCATGACCAAGCCGGGTGTGCGCGTGAATCTGTCAATTCCACAACACAAGGAACTTTCCGTCGGAACGCTCCGCGCCCTGATTGCCCATGCGGGTATTGGCGTGGAAGAGTTCCTTGAACAGCTCTGA
- a CDS encoding DUF362 domain-containing protein, which yields MPAKKSSVVTFASSKVKELRRHATLPVKFEKQLAQYPLDKMFRDKQVAIKIHVGSDVGFTTIHPLFIRIVVEAVKKAGGKPFITDGSGAMHHAKGRGYTEEVLGAPLIAAAGIANTYSYERKIGYRSLKSVHLCGNIVDADAMIVLSHGKGHGNSGFGAAIKNLAMGCVARDSRAQIHRLQGQQFKWDPAKCTRCRACIENCPSPGTLTFDATRNLHYFDHHCRYCRHCELACPKGAIKIDSKGTYYFQRGMALTTKAVLDTFEPNRVLFINVMLNITPFCDCWGFSTPALVPDVGILAATDIVAVEQASLDLVRTEDFIASSLPKSMKLGKGDHLFERIHGKNPYLQVQCAEEIGLGSRAYTLKTIG from the coding sequence ATGCCCGCAAAGAAATCTTCGGTTGTAACATTTGCCTCGAGTAAGGTGAAGGAACTGCGGAGGCACGCGACGCTGCCCGTAAAGTTCGAAAAACAACTTGCGCAATATCCGCTCGACAAGATGTTCCGCGACAAACAGGTTGCCATCAAGATCCACGTCGGCTCCGATGTGGGGTTCACGACGATCCATCCGCTGTTCATTCGCATCGTGGTCGAAGCCGTCAAGAAGGCCGGCGGCAAGCCGTTCATCACGGATGGTTCCGGCGCGATGCACCATGCCAAGGGCCGTGGGTACACCGAGGAAGTCCTTGGCGCGCCGCTAATCGCCGCGGCGGGCATCGCGAACACCTATTCGTATGAGCGCAAGATCGGCTACCGATCGCTCAAGAGCGTCCACTTGTGCGGCAACATTGTTGATGCGGACGCGATGATCGTGCTCAGCCACGGCAAGGGGCACGGCAACAGCGGATTCGGCGCGGCCATCAAAAACCTTGCGATGGGCTGCGTCGCGCGCGACAGCCGAGCCCAGATTCACCGCCTTCAGGGCCAGCAATTCAAATGGGATCCGGCCAAGTGCACGCGCTGCCGGGCCTGCATTGAAAACTGTCCGTCGCCCGGCACGCTTACCTTCGATGCCACACGCAATCTGCACTACTTCGATCATCATTGCCGCTACTGCCGCCACTGCGAATTGGCGTGTCCGAAGGGCGCGATCAAGATTGACAGCAAGGGGACCTATTATTTTCAACGCGGCATGGCCCTGACGACGAAAGCCGTTCTCGACACGTTCGAGCCGAATCGCGTGTTGTTCATCAATGTGATGCTCAACATCACGCCGTTTTGCGACTGCTGGGGGTTTTCGACGCCCGCGCTCGTGCCCGATGTCGGTATCCTCGCCGCGACGGACATTGTCGCCGTCGAACAGGCCAGTCTTGACCTTGTGCGGACGGAAGACTTCATCGCCAGTTCGCTGCCGAAATCAATGAAACTCGGCAAGGGCGATCATCTCTTTGAACGGATTCACGGCAAGAATCCGTATCTGCAGGTCCAGTGCGCCGAGGAAATCGGTCTGGGAAGCCGTGCTTACACGCTGAAAACTATCGGATGA
- a CDS encoding FeoA family protein, giving the protein MEKPVPLDQAKNNQPLLVVAIEGGHQIHHRLKSLGIRPGVLIEKISGRAGSGPVVVRHGRSQTAIGHGVAHHILVEISK; this is encoded by the coding sequence GTGGAGAAGCCAGTGCCCCTTGATCAGGCGAAAAACAACCAGCCGTTGCTGGTCGTGGCCATCGAAGGCGGACATCAGATTCATCATCGGCTGAAGTCGCTTGGCATACGGCCGGGCGTGCTTATCGAGAAGATCAGCGGACGGGCCGGAAGCGGCCCGGTGGTCGTGCGGCATGGCCGGTCGCAAACGGCCATAGGACACGGCGTCGCGCACCACATTCTCGTCGAGATTTCGAAATGA
- the pyrR gene encoding bifunctional pyr operon transcriptional regulator/uracil phosphoribosyltransferase PyrR, translated as MNSDNGPVCETTVVMEAIAMAAAIHRMAQEIVAANEDVSSLAFLGILSRGRPLAERLAAQIDQMTGVAPPVGSLATTLYRDDLRAGVGTVKIGGGTTHFAFPIDGKTVVLVDDVLAAGRTIRAALDEVMDYGRPARIQLACLVDRGGRELPIQPDYLGWSVATRPDEWVSVRLREMDGQDIVLLERRSLTDGEGGS; from the coding sequence ATGAATTCAGACAACGGACCCGTGTGCGAAACGACGGTCGTGATGGAGGCGATCGCCATGGCCGCCGCGATTCACCGCATGGCCCAGGAAATCGTGGCGGCGAATGAGGACGTGTCCTCGCTCGCCTTTTTGGGAATTCTAAGCCGGGGGCGGCCGTTGGCGGAGCGTCTTGCGGCGCAGATCGATCAAATGACAGGTGTGGCTCCGCCGGTCGGATCGCTGGCGACCACGCTCTACCGGGACGATTTGCGGGCGGGCGTGGGAACGGTCAAGATTGGCGGCGGCACGACGCATTTCGCCTTTCCCATTGACGGCAAAACGGTCGTTCTCGTTGACGATGTGCTGGCGGCGGGACGCACCATCCGGGCGGCGCTCGATGAAGTCATGGATTACGGCCGTCCGGCGCGCATTCAATTGGCCTGTCTCGTGGATCGCGGCGGGCGCGAGTTGCCGATTCAGCCGGATTACCTTGGATGGAGCGTCGCCACAAGGCCCGACGAATGGGTCTCAGTCCGATTGCGGGAAATGGACGGACAGGACATTGTGTTGCTTGAACGGCGTTCCCTGACGGACGGGGAGGGCGGGTCGTGA
- a CDS encoding type II toxin-antitoxin system HicB family antitoxin: MIFHVKIEQAEDGWLVVECPALPGCVSQGRTEEEALANIREAITAWLWAEDQKAAAALSVNSSGPPRMVAV, translated from the coding sequence ATGATCTTTCACGTAAAAATCGAACAAGCGGAAGACGGATGGCTGGTCGTGGAATGTCCGGCGCTGCCGGGCTGCGTTTCACAGGGCCGAACGGAAGAAGAGGCCTTGGCCAATATTCGAGAAGCAATCACGGCGTGGCTCTGGGCGGAAGATCAAAAAGCCGCCGCCGCGCTTTCCGTGAACTCGTCGGGGCCGCCCCGGATGGTGGCCGTGTAA
- a CDS encoding aspartate carbamoyltransferase catalytic subunit has product MTQAPRLKWTRKDLLGIEELSREEILLILDTAPQFVAVSARESGIKKVPLLQGRLVVNWFYEPSTRTRTSFELAAKRLSADTLSITASASSAVKGETLHDTLANIEAMHTDIVVIRHSYAGAPHILAQRHPSHIVNAGDGRHEHPTQALLDAFTMREHIRAVRQDPAAQLDGLRVAIIGDITNSRVARSNIWCLTKLGAQVTLCGPRTLIPPHIERMGAVVTTDLREAICDADVIYALRIQFERQQNCLFPSVREYIRLFRVDQESLRLAPPHALVMHPGPINRDIELAAEVADSARSVILRQVTNGVAVRMAIMHLLVNSGRGGDGA; this is encoded by the coding sequence GTGACACAGGCGCCCAGATTAAAATGGACGCGTAAGGATCTTCTCGGCATCGAGGAGTTGTCGCGGGAAGAAATCCTGCTGATTCTGGACACCGCGCCGCAGTTCGTCGCCGTATCGGCGCGCGAAAGCGGCATCAAGAAGGTGCCGCTGCTGCAGGGGCGGCTGGTGGTCAATTGGTTTTACGAACCCAGCACCAGGACCCGGACCTCCTTCGAACTGGCCGCCAAGCGCCTGAGCGCGGACACCCTGTCCATTACGGCTTCGGCGTCGAGCGCGGTCAAGGGCGAAACGCTGCATGACACCTTGGCGAACATCGAGGCCATGCACACCGACATTGTCGTCATCCGCCACAGTTACGCGGGTGCGCCGCACATTCTCGCACAGCGGCATCCATCGCATATCGTCAACGCGGGCGATGGGCGTCACGAGCATCCGACCCAGGCGCTGCTCGATGCGTTTACGATGCGCGAGCACATCCGCGCCGTGCGGCAGGATCCCGCGGCGCAACTGGACGGCCTTCGCGTGGCAATCATCGGCGACATCACGAACAGTCGCGTTGCCCGCAGCAATATCTGGTGTCTGACAAAACTCGGCGCCCAGGTTACGCTGTGTGGTCCGCGCACGCTGATTCCGCCGCATATCGAGCGAATGGGCGCCGTGGTGACGACCGATTTGCGCGAGGCGATCTGCGACGCGGATGTCATCTATGCGCTGCGCATCCAATTCGAGCGGCAACAGAACTGCCTGTTTCCAAGTGTGCGCGAATATATCCGGTTGTTCCGGGTCGATCAGGAGTCGCTGCGGCTTGCGCCGCCGCACGCGCTCGTCATGCACCCCGGTCCCATCAACCGTGACATCGAACTCGCGGCGGAGGTGGCCGACAGCGCTCGCAGTGTCATTTTGCGACAGGTGACGAATGGCGTCGCGGTGCGCATGGCCATCATGCACCTGCTCGTCAACAGCGGCCGGGGAGGAGATGGCGCATGA
- a CDS encoding GH32 C-terminal domain-containing protein, giving the protein MNRAGWAMAAGICALCLVAAGVDAPREDILIADFESASYGDWRVEGEAFGAGPAEGTLPGQMPVGGYMGKRLVNSYHRGDGATGSLTSPPFVIERPLLCFLMGGGKHPARTCMDLIVDGSVVRTATGPNDKPGGSERLSWQTWDVSEFTGKRAVLKIIDRHTGGWGHINVDHIMLCDEAPVKELAMRMKLQKRYLNLPVKNGAEMRRMRILIKGETAQSDRVVREFDIELAEGEPDFWVFCDMAPFAGHEIEIHVDAMPKDSKALDAIVQDDIIRGADNLYREKWRPQFHFSSRRGWNNDPNGLVYHKGEYHLYYQHNPYGWNWGNMHWGHAVSADLVHWTELPEALYPKSYGDWCFSGSAVVDADNTAGFKNGDEDVIVAIYTSTGRGECIAYSNDRGRTFTDYEGNPVVSHQGRDPKVIRHVPTGQWVMAVYDEQEGLKNGIAFYTSPDLKQWTFQSRIAEYFECPEIFPMAVDGITDRIKWVVYAANGEYSVGEFDGREFRTEIYKQRFNWGNCFYASQTFNNIPPEDGRRIQIAWGTVAIPGMPFNQMMTFPCELSLRGTSEGPRLFARPVREIERLHMETFTFSDRSISDGANLLAGFSGELFHIVADIELGGASEIAFDIRGIPVVHHVAKQELACAEKSAPLKAEDDRIQLELLVDRTSIELFGNEGAIYMPMGVIPSEDNRSLALRGDGRAKVVRLEVSELRSAWAGES; this is encoded by the coding sequence ATGAATCGAGCCGGATGGGCGATGGCAGCCGGGATTTGCGCGTTGTGTTTGGTTGCCGCCGGGGTTGACGCACCGAGGGAAGACATCCTTATCGCCGATTTTGAAAGCGCATCCTATGGGGATTGGCGCGTCGAAGGCGAAGCCTTCGGGGCCGGACCCGCCGAGGGGACTTTGCCGGGCCAGATGCCCGTGGGCGGGTACATGGGCAAACGGCTGGTAAACAGTTATCACAGGGGCGACGGCGCGACCGGCTCGTTGACTTCTCCGCCTTTTGTCATCGAGCGCCCCTTGCTGTGCTTTTTGATGGGTGGCGGCAAACATCCAGCCCGAACCTGCATGGATCTGATCGTGGACGGATCGGTCGTGCGAACAGCCACGGGCCCGAACGACAAGCCGGGCGGCAGCGAACGGCTTTCTTGGCAGACGTGGGACGTCTCGGAATTTACGGGCAAGAGGGCCGTCTTGAAAATTATCGATCGCCACACGGGCGGCTGGGGCCATATCAACGTGGACCACATCATGCTTTGCGACGAAGCGCCGGTAAAGGAGTTGGCCATGCGGATGAAACTGCAAAAGCGATATCTGAACCTTCCCGTCAAAAACGGCGCCGAAATGCGGCGGATGCGCATCCTGATCAAGGGCGAAACGGCGCAGTCGGACCGCGTTGTACGCGAATTCGACATCGAACTTGCCGAAGGGGAGCCGGATTTCTGGGTGTTCTGCGACATGGCGCCGTTCGCGGGCCATGAAATCGAGATCCACGTGGATGCCATGCCGAAGGACTCAAAAGCCCTCGATGCGATTGTCCAAGACGACATTATTCGCGGGGCGGACAACCTGTACCGCGAAAAATGGCGGCCGCAATTTCATTTTTCGTCGCGCCGGGGCTGGAACAATGATCCGAACGGCCTCGTCTATCACAAGGGCGAGTATCATCTTTATTACCAGCATAATCCGTATGGGTGGAACTGGGGCAATATGCACTGGGGACACGCCGTCAGCGCCGATCTTGTCCACTGGACGGAACTGCCGGAAGCCTTGTATCCAAAGTCCTACGGCGACTGGTGTTTTTCGGGCAGCGCGGTTGTTGACGCGGACAATACGGCGGGCTTCAAGAATGGCGATGAAGACGTAATAGTCGCGATATATACGAGCACGGGGCGCGGCGAGTGCATCGCATACAGCAACGACCGCGGCCGCACGTTCACCGATTACGAGGGCAATCCCGTCGTTTCGCACCAAGGCCGCGACCCCAAAGTGATCCGGCATGTCCCCACCGGCCAATGGGTCATGGCCGTCTATGACGAACAGGAGGGCCTGAAAAACGGGATCGCGTTTTATACGTCGCCCGACCTGAAACAATGGACCTTTCAAAGCCGCATCGCGGAATACTTCGAATGTCCGGAAATCTTTCCGATGGCCGTGGACGGCATCACGGATCGCATAAAATGGGTCGTGTACGCCGCCAACGGCGAATACAGCGTCGGCGAATTCGACGGCCGTGAATTCAGGACGGAAATTTACAAACAGCGCTTCAACTGGGGCAATTGTTTTTACGCATCGCAAACGTTCAACAATATCCCGCCGGAAGACGGGCGGCGCATTCAAATCGCCTGGGGAACGGTGGCCATTCCCGGCATGCCCTTCAATCAGATGATGACCTTTCCCTGCGAACTCTCCCTGCGCGGCACGAGCGAAGGCCCGCGTTTATTCGCGCGTCCCGTCCGTGAAATTGAACGCCTGCACATGGAGACCTTCACGTTTTCGGACCGTTCCATTTCGGACGGTGCGAATCTGTTGGCCGGTTTCAGCGGCGAACTTTTCCATATCGTCGCCGACATCGAACTGGGCGGCGCGTCGGAAATCGCATTCGACATACGGGGCATTCCCGTCGTCCATCATGTGGCCAAACAGGAACTTGCATGCGCGGAAAAGTCGGCCCCGCTGAAGGCGGAAGACGATCGGATTCAACTCGAACTGCTTGTGGATCGCACGTCCATTGAACTGTTTGGAAACGAGGGCGCGATTTACATGCCGATGGGCGTCATCCCTTCGGAGGACAATCGCTCGCTGGCGTTGCGCGGAGATGGCCGGGCCAAGGTGGTGCGCCTGGAAGTCAGCGAACTGCGTTCCGCATGGGCCGGGGAGTCCTGA
- a CDS encoding dihydroorotase, whose product MSLVIVNGHVIDPASARSERADVLIEGTRIERIGKGLKGGKTIDASGCVVCPGFVDIHVHFREPGQESKETIASGSRAAARGGYTSVVPMPNTAPPIDNAGMVEFVIRRARETACVKIWPSACATKERAGQEMTEMGELKDVGAVAVTDDGSDIASSWVLRRVLEYADMCGLTYLAHCEDASLMEGGCMNEGYNSTRLGLPGMPREMEEIRIDRNIRLAALTGAKIHIQHVTTAEGVEIIRRAKANGVRVTCETAPHYWMLTDEAVTTFSTNAKMNPPLREAADVAAIRAAIADGTIDCIATDHAPHTFTDKDVEFHLAPFGIVGLETALGLVLTGLVETDLISLERAVELMTIAPARILNLPIGMLREGGPADIVVFDPKKEWTVDPAVFASLSRNTPFAGETLRGQVKATLCDGNVVYQLA is encoded by the coding sequence ATGAGCCTCGTTATCGTAAACGGACATGTAATCGATCCGGCCTCCGCCCGTTCCGAGAGGGCCGACGTGCTGATTGAAGGCACGCGGATCGAGCGCATCGGGAAGGGCCTGAAAGGCGGCAAGACGATAGACGCTTCCGGGTGTGTCGTTTGCCCCGGATTTGTGGATATTCATGTCCATTTCCGCGAGCCCGGCCAGGAATCGAAAGAGACGATTGCGTCGGGAAGCCGCGCGGCGGCGCGCGGCGGTTACACGTCCGTCGTTCCGATGCCGAATACGGCTCCGCCCATAGACAACGCGGGCATGGTCGAATTCGTGATTCGCCGGGCGCGCGAGACGGCATGTGTCAAGATCTGGCCGAGCGCTTGCGCCACCAAAGAGCGCGCCGGACAGGAAATGACCGAGATGGGCGAACTCAAGGATGTCGGCGCGGTCGCCGTGACCGACGACGGTTCGGACATCGCGAGCAGTTGGGTTCTGCGCCGCGTGCTCGAATACGCCGACATGTGCGGATTGACGTATCTGGCCCACTGCGAGGATGCGTCGCTCATGGAGGGCGGCTGCATGAACGAAGGCTATAATTCGACCCGCCTCGGGTTGCCGGGCATGCCGCGTGAGATGGAAGAGATCCGCATTGACCGAAATATCCGGCTTGCCGCCCTGACCGGCGCGAAGATTCACATCCAGCATGTGACGACGGCGGAGGGGGTCGAGATTATCCGGCGCGCCAAGGCCAACGGCGTGCGCGTGACCTGCGAGACCGCGCCGCATTACTGGATGCTGACGGACGAGGCGGTAACGACGTTTAGCACGAATGCCAAGATGAATCCCCCGTTGCGCGAAGCGGCGGACGTGGCGGCCATACGGGCCGCCATTGCCGACGGCACGATAGACTGCATCGCGACGGATCACGCGCCCCACACGTTCACCGACAAGGACGTCGAGTTCCATCTCGCGCCGTTTGGCATAGTCGGGCTTGAAACCGCGCTTGGCCTGGTTCTCACCGGCCTGGTCGAGACGGATTTAATCTCGTTGGAACGCGCCGTCGAATTGATGACAATCGCTCCTGCCCGCATTCTCAACCTGCCCATCGGCATGCTGAGGGAAGGCGGTCCGGCGGATATCGTGGTGTTTGATCCCAAGAAGGAATGGACCGTGGATCCCGCGGTGTTTGCTTCGTTGAGCCGCAACACGCCGTTTGCGGGCGAAACGCTGCGCGGACAAGTCAAGGCGACCCTGTGCGACGGAAACGTGGTTTATCAACTTGCTTGA
- the carA gene encoding glutamine-hydrolyzing carbamoyl-phosphate synthase small subunit, giving the protein MKAVLALEDGSVFEGNAVGAEGESFGELVFNTSMTGYQEILTDPSYAGQIVTMTYPLIGNYGCNDEDVESRKPFVEGFVMRECCMTPSNWRAKMSLPEYLKKHNVVAIDGVDTRKITTLLRTKGAQRSVISTVDLDHDSLVQKALASPPMSGSDYVKAVSVNEPYEWNPGADGKYRVVAMDYGIKYNIMRRLEAVGCRVIVMPATTGLDEVLAQKPDGVFLSNGPGDPAALPYLYPTIQGLFGKTPIFGICLGHQLLGHAYGGTTYKLKFGHRGGNQPVLNHITGQVEISAQNHGFAVDPNSIDQDKVRITHTNLNDQSVEGMEHREYPIFSVQYHPEASPGPHDSRYLFDRFARLMDEAKAGA; this is encoded by the coding sequence TTGAAAGCGGTATTGGCGCTCGAAGACGGGAGCGTGTTCGAAGGCAACGCGGTTGGCGCGGAAGGCGAGAGTTTCGGCGAACTGGTGTTCAACACCAGCATGACGGGCTACCAGGAAATCCTGACAGACCCGTCATACGCCGGGCAGATTGTCACGATGACCTATCCGCTGATCGGCAACTATGGCTGCAACGACGAGGACGTCGAGTCGCGCAAGCCCTTTGTCGAGGGATTCGTCATGCGCGAGTGCTGCATGACGCCGAGCAACTGGCGGGCGAAGATGTCGCTGCCGGAGTATCTCAAGAAGCACAACGTCGTCGCGATAGACGGCGTGGACACGCGCAAGATTACGACGCTCCTGCGGACCAAAGGCGCGCAGCGTTCCGTCATCAGCACCGTTGATCTCGATCATGACAGCCTTGTCCAAAAGGCGCTCGCGTCGCCGCCCATGTCCGGCAGCGATTACGTCAAGGCGGTCAGCGTCAACGAGCCATACGAATGGAATCCCGGCGCCGACGGCAAGTACCGCGTCGTCGCCATGGACTACGGCATCAAGTACAACATCATGCGGCGGCTCGAAGCCGTCGGTTGCCGCGTCATCGTCATGCCCGCCACGACCGGTCTCGACGAAGTCCTTGCGCAGAAGCCCGACGGCGTGTTCCTCTCGAACGGTCCCGGCGATCCGGCCGCATTGCCGTATCTGTATCCGACGATTCAAGGGCTGTTTGGAAAGACGCCTATTTTTGGCATCTGTCTGGGCCACCAACTCCTCGGCCACGCCTACGGCGGCACGACGTACAAACTCAAATTTGGTCATCGCGGCGGGAACCAACCCGTCCTGAACCACATCACCGGACAGGTCGAAATCAGCGCGCAAAACCACGGTTTTGCCGTGGACCCGAATTCGATCGATCAGGACAAGGTCCGCATTACGCACACGAATCTCAACGACCAGTCCGTCGAAGGCATGGAACACCGCGAATATCCCATTTTCAGCGTCCAGTACCATCCCGAAGCGTCCCCTGGCCCGCATGACAGCCGTTATCTCTTCGACCGGTTCGCCCGGCTCATGGATGAGGCCAAGGCCGGTGCGTGA